The proteins below come from a single uncultured Flavobacterium sp. genomic window:
- a CDS encoding CusA/CzcA family heavy metal efflux RND transporter: protein MIKNLLIFSLRNRWAVIAISVVLMAIGFWCFTQLKIEAYPDIADTNVIVVAQYEGRAAEEVEQQVTVPIERALQNTPNVLDRRSRTIFGLSVVQLTFKDGTDDYFARQQVTERLAGAELPEGVAPELAPLSTAVGEIFRYVVEAPSNYSQAQLRDLQDWVIKPALLQVPGIADVTTFGGPLKQFHIITSPEKLRKYNLTLQNVMDAVNVNNQNTGGNIIERGGQGFAVRGLGAIKTDQDIQNIVLKSENGVPVFVRDVATVEITPPPPSGVLGYTVTKDKKDVSSSGVEGIILLRRYENPSEVLKSLKEKMADLQENDLPQGVTLRPMYDRSFLIDHSLETVAHTLLEGISIVIILLILFLGSARSALVVALTIPFSLLFAFILMRLTGIPANLLSLGAIDFGIIVDGACLMAEHLIRKYRTATPQERQEGIIKITLQAAQEVGREIFFSVTIIILAYMPILLMTRVEGKLFSPMALTLAFAVIGSMLAALTFIPVMISFVYRKELLDIDKPIKEHKNAALDFLTNAYEKTLSGFLNNYKKTTLIGFSVVAVFILCGIKLGTEFLPTLDEGSIFLRGNFPAGISIQENAKYAPRIRKIIAKYPQISYVITQTGRNDDGTDPFPANRNEILVGLKDYKLWSDTIAKRDLVDIIKTDLQQQIPSVQFSSGQPIIDQVMEIVNGSAADLAISVVGDDLQMMRKKAESIAQIAKKIDGAVNVNIEQEGEQEQLAIDIDREQAARFGINVADIQNMIEAAIGGKTISTLYDGTKRYDIVVRFLPEYRNSIDAIKKILVPSSNGALIPMSQLANIHFVEGQTNIYRYGSKRMITVRTNIKGRDQGSFVKELREKVEKSVTVPKGYNIIYGGQYENLERAGKQLAFTIPLTIIMVFLFLFMLYKNFQHTMITMSCILFALGGGIVALLLRGYYFNVSAGVGFVSIFGISVMAGVLLVSALNRKTLFKENDLQQNVLTASKEQLRALLSILIVAIIGLVPAAISSGIGSDVQRPLATVIIGGLTSTLLFAPILIPPLYLWMNRKKLK from the coding sequence ATGATTAAGAATTTACTCATATTCAGTCTGCGAAACCGCTGGGCTGTAATTGCTATTAGTGTTGTATTGATGGCAATAGGATTTTGGTGTTTTACACAATTAAAAATTGAGGCATATCCTGATATTGCAGATACTAATGTAATTGTAGTGGCTCAATACGAAGGCAGGGCAGCTGAAGAAGTCGAACAGCAGGTAACAGTTCCTATCGAAAGAGCTTTACAAAACACACCTAATGTTTTAGACCGCAGAAGCCGAACTATTTTTGGATTATCTGTAGTACAACTTACTTTTAAAGACGGAACAGATGATTATTTTGCACGCCAGCAAGTTACTGAACGTCTTGCCGGTGCCGAATTGCCTGAAGGTGTTGCACCAGAATTAGCACCCCTTTCTACTGCGGTGGGCGAAATTTTCAGATATGTTGTAGAAGCTCCATCAAACTATAGTCAGGCTCAGCTTAGAGATTTACAAGATTGGGTCATAAAACCGGCTTTATTGCAAGTTCCGGGAATTGCTGATGTTACAACTTTTGGAGGCCCTTTGAAACAATTTCATATTATTACTTCTCCGGAAAAGTTGAGAAAATACAATCTTACTTTGCAAAACGTGATGGATGCGGTAAATGTGAATAATCAAAATACAGGTGGGAATATAATTGAAAGAGGCGGGCAGGGTTTTGCTGTACGAGGATTAGGAGCTATTAAAACAGATCAGGATATTCAAAACATTGTTCTTAAATCTGAGAATGGAGTGCCAGTTTTTGTTCGTGACGTGGCAACAGTCGAAATCACTCCACCGCCGCCAAGCGGCGTTTTGGGCTATACAGTAACCAAAGATAAAAAAGATGTAAGTAGTAGTGGCGTTGAAGGAATTATTCTTTTAAGGAGATATGAAAACCCGAGTGAGGTTTTAAAATCTTTGAAAGAGAAAATGGCAGATTTACAGGAAAATGACCTGCCTCAAGGCGTAACCTTACGCCCAATGTATGACAGAAGTTTCCTGATTGATCACTCTTTAGAAACTGTTGCGCATACTTTGTTAGAAGGAATTTCTATTGTAATTATATTGTTGATTTTGTTTCTTGGAAGCGCCAGAAGTGCATTGGTTGTAGCCTTAACAATTCCATTTTCATTACTGTTTGCCTTTATTCTAATGAGACTTACAGGTATTCCTGCCAATTTACTTTCGCTTGGAGCAATAGATTTTGGAATTATCGTAGATGGTGCCTGTTTAATGGCAGAACATCTCATTAGGAAATATAGAACAGCTACACCTCAGGAAAGACAGGAAGGTATCATAAAAATCACTTTGCAGGCCGCGCAGGAAGTAGGTAGAGAAATTTTCTTTTCAGTAACCATCATCATATTGGCCTATATGCCAATACTTTTAATGACAAGAGTAGAAGGTAAATTGTTTTCTCCAATGGCTTTAACTTTAGCTTTTGCAGTTATAGGTTCAATGCTGGCGGCACTAACCTTTATTCCTGTAATGATTTCGTTTGTTTATAGAAAAGAATTGCTGGATATAGATAAACCTATCAAAGAGCATAAAAATGCTGCATTGGATTTTTTAACTAATGCATACGAAAAAACATTGTCAGGATTTTTAAACAATTATAAGAAAACGACTCTGATAGGATTTTCAGTTGTTGCGGTGTTTATTTTATGCGGAATAAAGTTAGGAACCGAGTTTCTACCAACATTAGATGAAGGATCGATCTTTTTAAGGGGGAATTTCCCAGCCGGAATTTCTATACAGGAAAATGCGAAATACGCTCCAAGAATCAGAAAAATCATTGCTAAATATCCTCAAATATCCTATGTAATAACTCAAACTGGACGTAATGATGACGGTACCGACCCATTTCCTGCCAATAGAAATGAAATTCTTGTGGGGCTTAAAGATTACAAACTGTGGAGCGATACCATTGCTAAAAGAGATTTGGTTGACATTATCAAAACTGATTTACAGCAGCAGATTCCATCAGTACAGTTTTCTTCAGGGCAGCCTATTATTGACCAGGTTATGGAGATTGTAAATGGCAGCGCCGCTGATCTTGCTATTTCGGTTGTTGGTGATGATTTGCAAATGATGAGAAAAAAAGCAGAGAGTATTGCTCAGATTGCAAAAAAAATCGACGGCGCTGTCAATGTAAACATTGAACAGGAGGGAGAACAAGAACAATTGGCAATAGATATTGATCGTGAACAAGCTGCTCGTTTTGGGATTAATGTGGCTGATATTCAAAACATGATTGAGGCGGCGATTGGCGGTAAAACAATTTCGACTTTGTATGACGGGACAAAACGTTATGACATCGTAGTTCGATTTTTGCCCGAGTATAGAAATTCTATCGATGCCATAAAAAAAATTTTAGTACCGTCGTCAAATGGTGCATTGATTCCGATGAGTCAATTGGCAAATATACATTTTGTGGAAGGGCAAACTAATATCTACCGTTATGGCAGTAAACGCATGATTACCGTTAGAACAAATATAAAGGGAAGGGATCAGGGAAGTTTTGTAAAAGAATTGAGAGAAAAGGTAGAAAAAAGTGTAACGGTACCCAAAGGATATAACATCATTTATGGAGGGCAATATGAAAACCTCGAACGAGCAGGAAAACAATTAGCTTTTACCATTCCTTTGACAATTATCATGGTCTTCTTATTCTTGTTTATGTTATATAAAAACTTCCAGCATACAATGATAACAATGAGTTGCATATTGTTTGCTTTAGGAGGTGGCATTGTAGCTTTACTCCTTAGAGGATATTATTTTAATGTTTCTGCCGGTGTTGGTTTTGTGAGTATTTTTGGTATTTCGGTAATGGCAGGTGTATTGCTTGTATCGGCTCTCAATCGAAAAACTTTATTTAAAGAAAATGATTTGCAACAAAACGTATTGACAGCATCAAAAGAACAATTAAGGGCATTATTATCCATTCTTATTGTTGCTATTATAGGTCTTGTTCCTGCTGCTATTTCTTCTGGTATTGGCTCAGATGTACAACGACCACTTGCAACAGTAATTATAGGTGGATTAACCAGTACGTTGCTTTTTGCTCCAATATTAATCCCACCATTATACCTTTGGATGAACAGGAAGAAATTGAAGTAA
- a CDS encoding DUF190 domain-containing protein, with amino-acid sequence MIQAHIYIDKDELKGTQPLYEYILRILIEQKIQGATVFHGKLGYGAHQYLNRPNDWFSFDETPLLIIFIDEDEKVKRALKVLREAYKGGFIVTNQVEKW; translated from the coding sequence ATGATACAAGCACATATATACATTGATAAAGATGAGTTAAAAGGAACACAGCCTTTGTACGAATATATTTTAAGAATTTTGATCGAACAAAAAATCCAGGGAGCAACTGTATTCCATGGCAAATTGGGGTATGGAGCCCATCAATATCTTAATAGACCAAATGATTGGTTCAGTTTTGATGAAACTCCCTTGTTGATCATCTTTATTGATGAAGATGAAAAAGTAAAACGAGCCTTAAAAGTTTTGCGAGAAGCATATAAAGGTGGTTTTATAGTTACTAATCAAGTTGAAAAATGGTAG
- a CDS encoding cation diffusion facilitator family transporter — translation MSEHHSHNHSHSHNIVLTNINKAFVIGIILNLLYVIIQVVIGFQIKSLSLLSDAGHNFLDVAGLGLSMIAFKLMRSKATKKYTYGYRKASILISLFNAMILLVSIGAIGYEAIFRFANPQPIPGVIIAVIASIGIVINGVSAFFFFKDKEKDINIKSAFLHLLSDALVSLGLVVGGIIIYYTHWFWIDPFLSIIICLVIIASTWRLLKDSLRLTLDGVPENIDLEKVKEAALEIRGIKSIHHIHVWAISTTENAMTAHLVINDDVNTEKLQVIKKRFRHQMEHENIYHITLETEYSDYENTKC, via the coding sequence ATGAGCGAACATCATTCCCATAATCATAGCCATTCTCATAATATTGTGCTTACAAACATTAATAAAGCATTTGTTATAGGCATTATACTTAATTTGTTGTATGTGATTATACAAGTGGTTATTGGATTTCAAATAAAATCACTTTCGTTACTTTCTGATGCCGGGCATAATTTTTTGGATGTGGCAGGATTGGGTTTATCAATGATTGCCTTTAAACTGATGCGGTCTAAAGCAACTAAAAAATACACTTATGGTTATCGCAAAGCCTCTATTCTTATTTCGTTGTTCAATGCAATGATACTACTTGTTTCTATCGGTGCAATTGGTTATGAAGCAATTTTTCGTTTTGCAAATCCACAGCCAATACCAGGGGTAATAATTGCTGTTATTGCTTCCATCGGTATTGTTATTAATGGTGTTTCGGCATTTTTCTTTTTTAAGGATAAAGAAAAAGATATTAATATAAAATCTGCATTTCTGCATTTACTTTCGGATGCTTTGGTATCATTAGGTTTGGTTGTAGGTGGTATTATTATTTATTACACACATTGGTTTTGGATCGATCCATTTTTGAGTATAATAATATGTCTTGTAATCATTGCAAGTACATGGCGATTACTCAAAGATAGTTTACGTCTTACTTTAGATGGTGTGCCTGAAAATATAGATTTGGAGAAGGTAAAGGAAGCCGCTTTAGAAATTAGAGGTATAAAAAGCATTCATCATATTCATGTTTGGGCGATAAGCACTACAGAAAATGCTATGACTGCTCACTTGGTAATAAATGATGATGTTAACACAGAGAAATTGCAAGTCATAAAAAAGAGGTTCAGACATCAGATGGAACATGAAAATATTTACCATATTACACTTGAAACAGAATATTCAGATTATGAAAATACTAAATGCTAA
- the mgtE gene encoding magnesium transporter, protein MSIKEKILKGDFSDLLLNRNNTHYVHPSAAAKVFATIPFEAALKAYQSLPSKNQVTVFSYLDPYLQKKIIKNFSPKKSEFILNELSSDDRMIFFSSLKSLEQTHFLNLLDEKNKENVQTLLGYPKNSVARIMNTNVATISQEITIADAIVHLKNNYKDDETTNVIFVVESDNKLIDDIPIRRFVLNDSNKRVTEILDGFCPSLSITETKSDAVTKFKEYDRDVLPVVNSENILLGVVTIDDILDVAEQVNTKEIQKIGGLEELDYPYVKTSFFSLLKKRASWLIILFLGEMLTATAMGYFDNEIQKAVVLALFVPLIISSGGNSGSQAATLIIRAMALKEINLKDWWFVMRREILSGLSLGVVLGSIGLIRIAIWQNLHWYDYGQHWFLLAVTIFFSLIGIVMWGTLSGSMIPILLKRCKIDPATSSAPFVATLVDVTGLIIYFTIASIILKGTIL, encoded by the coding sequence ATGTCTATAAAAGAAAAAATATTAAAAGGTGATTTTTCAGATCTTTTGCTTAATCGTAATAATACGCATTATGTTCATCCATCGGCAGCAGCAAAAGTTTTTGCAACGATCCCTTTTGAGGCTGCTTTAAAAGCTTATCAGTCTTTACCAAGTAAAAATCAGGTAACAGTTTTTTCCTATTTAGACCCTTATTTGCAGAAAAAAATAATTAAAAATTTCTCTCCTAAAAAAAGCGAATTTATTCTAAATGAATTGAGTTCTGACGATCGAATGATTTTTTTCTCTTCTCTAAAAAGTTTGGAGCAAACTCATTTTTTAAATCTGCTTGATGAAAAAAATAAAGAAAATGTTCAAACATTATTAGGCTATCCCAAGAATAGTGTAGCCCGTATAATGAATACCAATGTTGCAACCATTAGTCAGGAAATTACAATTGCAGATGCCATAGTACATTTAAAAAATAATTATAAAGATGATGAAACCACTAATGTGATTTTTGTGGTTGAATCGGATAATAAATTGATAGATGATATTCCGATAAGAAGATTTGTATTAAATGATTCTAATAAAAGAGTAACAGAAATATTAGACGGCTTTTGTCCCAGTTTATCAATTACAGAAACTAAAAGTGATGCTGTAACTAAATTCAAAGAATATGACAGAGATGTTTTACCAGTTGTCAATTCAGAAAATATTCTGTTAGGTGTAGTTACTATTGATGATATTTTAGATGTTGCCGAGCAGGTGAATACCAAAGAAATTCAAAAAATTGGAGGTCTGGAAGAACTCGATTACCCTTATGTAAAAACATCATTTTTTTCATTACTAAAAAAACGTGCCAGTTGGTTAATTATTTTGTTTTTAGGAGAAATGTTGACAGCTACTGCAATGGGCTATTTTGATAATGAAATCCAAAAAGCAGTTGTATTGGCTTTATTTGTTCCCTTAATAATTTCAAGTGGGGGGAATAGCGGATCTCAAGCAGCAACTCTTATTATCAGGGCTATGGCTTTGAAAGAAATAAATTTGAAAGATTGGTGGTTTGTAATGCGAAGAGAAATTTTATCAGGATTATCATTAGGTGTAGTCTTGGGAAGTATCGGTTTGATAAGAATTGCAATATGGCAAAATTTGCATTGGTATGATTATGGACAACATTGGTTTTTACTAGCCGTAACCATATTTTTCTCTTTAATAGGAATTGTAATGTGGGGAACATTAAGTGGTTCAATGATACCTATATTGTTAAAACGATGTAAAATAGATCCAGCCACTTCATCAGCACCGTTTGTAGCTACATTGGTAGATGTAACGGGGCTAATCATTTATTTTACAATAGCATCTATTATTTTAAAAGGAACAATTTTATAA
- a CDS encoding efflux RND transporter periplasmic adaptor subunit, with translation MKHLIKYSGLMLLLLCSCMGKDHKQEQQVNNVPQVLDNGKTILFPNISSIAFFKTEPIGSSVLSNNITAPAKVSATVMKSEEGASQNIILFENSDLAASYTQLIQHIININQIKNKNIRQKQIEVERAKDLQAHGAATGKELLEAQTALSMEQTSLANERAAIIEHETKLKAGGFQPEILKKAKAGTSFIICDIPENQISKIKKGDNCIVRFTAFPNEKFTGKIDAVADMIDQSTRMVKLRISLNDTSGKLKAGMFATVSFGLSEGDFISVDKNSLVTVQAKNYVFVKKGTKHFERTEVTTGDQIGNRIVVYTGLTNGDVIAIQGVMQLKGLSFGY, from the coding sequence ATGAAACATTTAATAAAATACAGCGGGCTTATGTTACTGCTTCTTTGTTCCTGCATGGGAAAGGATCATAAACAAGAACAACAAGTAAATAATGTACCGCAGGTGCTTGATAATGGTAAAACTATTTTGTTTCCAAACATCAGCAGTATTGCATTTTTTAAGACCGAGCCAATAGGCAGTTCTGTACTTAGCAATAATATTACCGCTCCGGCTAAAGTATCGGCAACAGTTATGAAATCAGAAGAAGGAGCTTCGCAAAACATTATTTTATTCGAAAATTCAGATTTGGCGGCTAGTTATACACAGCTGATCCAGCATATAATTAATATCAATCAAATTAAGAATAAAAACATCAGGCAAAAACAAATAGAAGTAGAACGTGCCAAAGATTTACAAGCTCATGGTGCGGCGACTGGTAAAGAACTGTTGGAAGCACAAACAGCTTTATCAATGGAACAGACAAGTTTAGCTAATGAAAGAGCAGCTATAATAGAGCATGAAACTAAATTGAAGGCAGGCGGATTTCAGCCTGAAATACTCAAAAAGGCAAAGGCAGGAACTTCATTTATTATTTGTGATATTCCGGAAAATCAAATTAGTAAAATCAAAAAAGGAGATAATTGCATAGTACGTTTTACTGCTTTTCCTAATGAGAAATTTACCGGGAAGATTGATGCTGTTGCCGATATGATTGACCAGTCAACCAGAATGGTTAAGCTTCGAATAAGTTTAAATGATACTAGCGGTAAATTGAAAGCGGGAATGTTTGCAACAGTTTCTTTTGGCTTAAGCGAAGGGGATTTTATTAGCGTTGATAAAAATTCTCTGGTTACAGTTCAGGCAAAAAATTATGTTTTTGTAAAAAAAGGAACTAAACATTTTGAACGTACAGAAGTAACCACTGGTGATCAGATAGGAAACAGAATTGTTGTTTATACAGGTTTGACTAATGGCGATGTTATAGCAATTCAGGGTGTAATGCAGTTAAAAGGACTAAGTTTTGGATATTAA
- a CDS encoding TolC family protein encodes MQRHPFFLYVLLVLVSVKGISQTTYNLQNALQTARKNNQALKSEYYNVAIAASDIETAKLRPNPTFGFNYIGITGEKNYAPNTGFFNNANTQANFQVGKVFQLFGTRKNKIELASQNTTAAQKSYTETERALFQDVGLKWVDVWAAQKQLEIIKKANNNIDSLLIINKVRLKNQVISQTDFNRTSLLSNQYGLQIRSLEQNLKNELVNLKYLLGTQEEINIDANDNFSFIIPANLEALLQKGLIERSDVLAAKSIIEASNANIKLQKSLAYPQPELGAIYNPQNMVPYVGVYGTIELPFFSRNQGEIKKSNYIKKQAEQSLQTTNLQVQTEVTNAFNAFETQKKNVQNFDSLLSQSENILKSVKYSYLRGGTTIIDFLEAQRSWLDMQQQYYETMQQYRTDYIKLLYASGLINQIAQ; translated from the coding sequence ATGCAAAGACATCCCTTTTTTTTATATGTTTTATTGGTTTTGGTTTCGGTAAAAGGAATTTCGCAAACCACTTATAATCTTCAAAACGCCTTGCAGACAGCAAGGAAAAACAATCAGGCCCTTAAAAGCGAGTATTATAATGTTGCTATTGCAGCAAGCGATATTGAAACGGCAAAATTAAGACCTAATCCAACTTTTGGATTTAACTACATTGGTATTACAGGAGAGAAAAATTATGCTCCTAATACAGGTTTTTTTAATAATGCCAATACACAGGCAAATTTCCAGGTAGGTAAAGTTTTTCAACTTTTCGGAACCCGTAAAAACAAAATTGAGTTAGCCAGCCAAAACACAACAGCAGCACAGAAAAGTTATACTGAAACAGAACGTGCTCTTTTTCAGGACGTAGGTTTGAAATGGGTTGATGTCTGGGCAGCCCAAAAGCAATTAGAAATAATTAAAAAAGCCAATAACAATATTGATAGTTTGTTAATTATAAATAAAGTGCGCCTTAAGAATCAGGTAATTTCGCAAACCGATTTTAATCGTACTTCTTTATTATCCAATCAATATGGACTACAAATAAGATCATTAGAACAAAATTTGAAAAATGAATTAGTCAATCTTAAATATCTGTTGGGTACTCAGGAAGAAATAAATATTGATGCAAATGATAATTTTTCTTTTATAATTCCGGCCAATTTAGAAGCTCTTCTGCAGAAAGGTTTAATCGAGCGAAGCGATGTTTTAGCCGCCAAATCAATTATTGAAGCTTCTAATGCAAATATTAAACTCCAAAAATCATTAGCATATCCGCAGCCTGAATTAGGAGCTATTTATAATCCGCAGAACATGGTTCCGTATGTTGGAGTCTATGGTACAATAGAACTGCCGTTTTTTTCAAGGAATCAGGGAGAAATTAAAAAATCTAATTACATAAAAAAGCAAGCCGAACAAAGCCTGCAGACAACAAACCTTCAGGTTCAAACAGAAGTAACCAATGCGTTTAATGCTTTTGAGACTCAAAAAAAGAATGTTCAAAATTTTGATAGTTTACTGTCTCAATCCGAAAATATTTTAAAAAGCGTAAAATATTCCTATTTGAGAGGCGGAACAACAATTATTGATTTTCTGGAAGCACAACGAAGCTGGTTAGATATGCAGCAACAATACTATGAGACCATGCAGCAATATAGAACTGATTATATAAAATTGCTTTATGCCTCAGGTTTAATTAATCAAATAGCACAATAA
- a CDS encoding HAMP domain-containing sensor histidine kinase, which yields MKIRNQLTLLFTFITASILLAFASVIYLSAKENREKEFYASLKKEAITKANLFLNAKVNSKTLQNIYKNNSATLNEVEVAIYNTSFNLLYHDAVDIDFVKETKPMINKIIQQKELQFYQKDWQVIGLKYKFQEKNYVITAAAYDEYGYKKLQNLLQNIIIVFIISILFIYIAGRFFSKKAFEPIVEMTNKAKKISATNLDLRISTNESIDELSEMANTFNEMLNRLEDSFDAQKHFVSNISHELRTPLSAIIAELELSTNKDRSVEEYKRAIGYALDDAKKLAKLSNSLLDFAKASYDLSEIAFKSVRIDEVLLDARQQIQKSNPEYNVAIHFENDFENDNQILVNGNEYLLKVAFANLLENGCKFSENHQSRVSISFVENRIALSFSDNGIGILPEDLKQIFTPFYRGTNRVYADGNGIGLSLTKKIILLHKGTISVSSKINVGSTFLIEMPHV from the coding sequence ATGAAAATTAGAAACCAGCTTACTCTATTATTCACTTTTATTACAGCCTCTATTTTATTGGCATTTGCTTCGGTAATTTATCTTTCGGCAAAAGAAAACAGAGAAAAAGAATTTTATGCTTCCTTAAAAAAAGAAGCAATCACTAAAGCTAATTTGTTTTTAAATGCAAAAGTTAATTCCAAAACATTACAAAACATCTATAAAAACAACAGTGCTACTTTGAATGAAGTTGAAGTTGCTATTTATAATACATCATTTAACCTGCTTTACCATGATGCTGTAGATATAGATTTTGTTAAAGAAACTAAACCAATGATTAATAAAATTATTCAACAAAAAGAATTACAATTTTATCAGAAAGACTGGCAGGTAATTGGTTTAAAGTACAAATTTCAAGAAAAAAATTATGTTATCACCGCGGCGGCTTATGATGAATATGGATATAAAAAGCTACAGAATCTGCTTCAAAATATTATTATAGTTTTTATAATATCTATTCTCTTTATATATATTGCCGGTCGTTTTTTCTCAAAAAAGGCATTTGAACCCATTGTTGAAATGACCAATAAAGCAAAAAAAATTTCGGCTACTAATCTGGATTTAAGAATAAGCACTAACGAAAGTATAGATGAACTTTCAGAGATGGCTAATACTTTTAACGAGATGCTGAACCGTTTAGAAGATTCATTTGATGCTCAAAAACACTTTGTTTCAAATATTTCACATGAATTAAGAACACCACTTTCTGCAATTATTGCAGAATTAGAATTGTCAACCAATAAAGACCGAAGCGTTGAAGAATATAAGAGAGCTATTGGTTATGCCTTGGATGATGCTAAAAAACTAGCGAAACTATCTAATAGTTTACTTGATTTTGCTAAAGCAAGTTATGACCTTTCAGAAATAGCTTTTAAATCAGTTCGAATAGATGAAGTATTGTTAGATGCCAGACAGCAAATACAAAAATCAAATCCTGAGTATAATGTAGCAATTCATTTTGAAAATGATTTTGAAAATGACAATCAGATTTTAGTAAATGGTAACGAATACCTTTTAAAAGTAGCCTTTGCTAATTTATTAGAGAATGGCTGTAAATTTTCAGAAAACCATCAGAGTCGGGTTTCAATATCATTTGTTGAAAATAGAATTGCTTTAAGTTTTTCTGACAACGGAATTGGTATTTTGCCTGAAGATTTAAAACAAATTTTTACACCTTTTTATAGAGGAACAAATAGGGTTTATGCAGATGGAAATGGTATTGGACTCTCATTGACAAAAAAAATCATTTTACTGCACAAAGGGACTATTTCAGTTTCATCAAAAATAAATGTTGGATCTACTTTTTTAATTGAGATGCCCCACGTCTGA
- a CDS encoding response regulator transcription factor, with protein MKILVIEDDQRVAELIQRGLEEQGFIVTLAYDGLSGKKLAVNNDYDLVITDIILPKLDGLDLCKEIRRTKPELPIIMLTALGTTDDKVEGFDAGADDYLTKPFEMRELLVRIKALLKRSNNTGHNIGFILKYADLEMNLQTKDVKRNNLDISLTPKEFKLLEYMLQNTERVLSRTEIAEKVWDTNFDTGTNFIDVYINYLRKKIDKNFDKKLIHTKSGMGFILKTDEN; from the coding sequence ATGAAAATTTTAGTAATAGAAGACGACCAAAGAGTAGCCGAATTGATACAAAGAGGACTTGAAGAGCAGGGATTTATAGTCACACTAGCTTATGATGGTCTTTCGGGAAAGAAACTGGCAGTCAATAACGACTATGATTTGGTAATCACAGATATAATTTTACCTAAACTTGATGGTTTAGATCTCTGTAAAGAAATTCGTAGAACTAAACCGGAGCTGCCTATCATTATGCTAACCGCTCTTGGTACAACTGATGATAAAGTGGAAGGATTTGACGCCGGTGCAGATGATTATCTAACCAAACCTTTTGAAATGAGAGAGCTTTTGGTTCGCATAAAAGCGCTGTTGAAACGAAGCAATAATACAGGCCATAACATTGGATTTATTCTAAAATATGCTGATCTTGAAATGAACCTTCAGACTAAAGATGTTAAAAGAAATAATTTAGACATAAGTCTTACTCCAAAAGAGTTTAAGCTTTTAGAATATATGCTTCAAAATACGGAACGTGTTTTGTCCCGAACAGAAATTGCAGAAAAAGTCTGGGATACAAACTTTGATACCGGAACAAATTTCATCGATGTATATATCAATTATCTGCGAAAAAAAATTGATAAAAATTTTGATAAAAAACTCATTCATACTAAATCCGGAATGGGATTTATTTTAAAAACAGATGAAAATTAG